The Amblyomma americanum isolate KBUSLIRL-KWMA chromosome 5, ASM5285725v1, whole genome shotgun sequence genome window below encodes:
- the LOC144134287 gene encoding inactive tyrosine-protein kinase 7-like, with protein sequence MVSATAYNRIGEQVSVELHSPPSPPELAVGGELSLRCRAEGVPEPQLEWFHNGVRLFRSERVSFRGRRFHMAALTPADNGVYTCAASSEAGMVRSRQGFALTLAGENVPRIAVLPGDVTVKRGDVARLDCVYERAAVTEWYALDGDVPLANTTKTTILGNSSLLVHNVQSSDEGLYRCVGVGQDKNAAQQSFVARISLAYLEDFKHESIEPPLPDDRSVVVPKGGQLELLCVVPDGQPRPRAWWEDPSGHTIGDSGRVRVSGTRLLIDAAKKGDAGNYSCVAQNMAHTRRTSVALFVAVAPSISSHPLELTVDEGEETLLMCAFSGSPAPVTRVTWQHDDRPLRPAGPPGTGGDSIAAAVSNGGSGHLTTHPNGTLHIRNVGLGDAGDYFCSVNTTGFPVQTAKVATLNVRERLKFVPAPVSRNLELGSNAKVYCRARGSPVPIVRWIKEDESRQQPSLEWPPHIRDENGTLRFQGVRAQDAGRYTCVATSTQGLINATVRLDVIMMPRFTVQPSTTRAVEGYSAMLHCKATGDPSPTIQWDRNNVLNNFDPQRYRVLDNGSLYISEVHRDDDGKYGCTAGNSGGLRRVEASLVVLDSEGYSSGSLPGVGDPGENTMAKTVTITLGAAAIYMMLVMGLMIWCRFRRARRKALLLLQVTSEVAKPDDDTIAPTEMRDKPIIAGALPTRDSIVAHGENNTAAADALSHSSGSHSQQSRRSRSSYDRLQYPRQDLHTMMLLGRGEFGDVFLAKARSICEGEAETVVMVKALHSRDEWAHADFKREMDMFHKLSHEGIARLLGVCRDVEPFLAIMEYTDWGDLKQFLLATQKDSQRKGPKPPPLNQAQAIGVCHQVALAMEHLANHRFTHRDLAARNCLITSRLDIKVSCPALCRDSYAAEYAQHQNRSVPIRWTPGEALFEDEWSTKSDVYSFGVLAWEVFTQGLLPQGDKDDATVLRLLKTYELRWTSPASVPTPFAELLNRCWQRSPRDRPTFSEVAVRIGEIFVDSNV encoded by the exons ATGGTGTCAGCGACCGCATACAATC GGATCGGCGAGCAGGTGTCGGTGGAGCTGCACAGCCCGCCGTCTCCCCCCGAGCTGGCCGTGGGTGGCGAGCTGTCCCTTCGCTGCCGGGCCGAAGGGGTGCCCGAGCCGCAGCTCGAGTGGTTCCACAACGGGGTGCGGCTGTTCCGCAGCGAGAGGGTGTCCTTCCGCGGCCGACGCTTCCACATGGCCGCCCTCACCCCGGCCGACAACGGCGTCTACACGTGCGCCGCCTCCAGCGAGGCCGGCATGGTGCGCAGCCGACAGGGCTTCGCGCTCACGCTCGCCG GCGAGAACGTGCCCCGGATTGCCGTGCTGCCCGGCGACGTGACCGTGAAGCGCGGAGACGTTGCGCGGCTGGACTGCGTCTACGAGAGGGCCGCCGTCACCGAGTGGTACGCGCTGGACGGGGACGTGCCCCTCGCCAACACCACCAA GACCACGATCCTGGGCAACTCCTCGCTCCTGGTCCACAACGTCCAGAGCTCGGACGAAGGGCTCTACCGTTGCGTCGGCGTCGGCCAGGACAAGAACGCTGCGCAGCAGTCCTTTGTGGCTCGGATCAGCCTCGCCT ACCTGGAGGACTTCAAGCACGAGTCCATCGAGCCTCCGCTGCCCGATGACCGCAGCGTGGTGGTCCCCAAAGGCGGCCAGCTGGAGCTGCTCTGCGTGGTGCCCGACGGGCAGCCGCGGCCCCGTGCCTGGTGGGAGGACCCGTCGGGCCACACCATCGGCGACAGTGGCCGCGTCCGGGTCTCCGGCACGCGGCTCCTCATCGACGCGGCCAAGAAGGGCGACGCTGGCAACTACTCCTGTGTCGCCCAGAACATGGCCCACACCCGCCGCACCAGTGTGGCGCTCTTCGTCGCCG TGGCCCCTTCCATCTCGTCGCACCCACTGGAGCTGACCGTGGATGAAGGAGAGGAGACTTTGCTCATGTGCGCCTTCTCGGGCTCTCCAGCGCCCGTCACACGAGTCACGTGGCAGCATGATGACAGGCCGCTGCGACCCGCCGGACCCCCGGGCACAGGTGGAGACTCGATCGCGGCTGCCGTGAGCAACGGCGGGTCAGGCCACCTGACGACACACCCCAACGGGACGCTGCACATCCGCAACGTGGGTCTGGGTGATGCGGGCGACTACTTCTGCAGCGTCAACACTACCGGGTTCCCCGTACAGACGGCCAAGGTGGCCACGCTGAATGTCCGTG AGCGCCTGAAGTTCGTTCCGGCGCCGGTGAGCCGCAACTTGGAACTGGGCTCCAACGCCAAGGTGTACTGCCGCGCGCGTGGCAGCCCTGTGCCCATCGTGCGCTGGATCAAGGAGGACGAGAGCCGCCAGCAGCCGTCGCTCGAGTGGCCGCCGCACATCCGCGACGAAAACGGCACGCTGCGCTTCCAAGGGGTGCGTGCACAGGATGCAGGCCGATACACGTGCGTCGCCACCAGCACGCAGGGACTCATCAATGCCACCGTGCGCCTGGACGTCATAA TGATGCCTCGGTTCACGGTTCAGCCATCAACGACGCGAGCCGTAGAAGGGTACAGTGCCATGCTCCACTGCAAGGCCACGGGCGACCCGTCGCCCACCATCCAGTGGGACCGCAACAATGTGCTCAACAACTTTGATCCGCAACGCTACCGGGTGCTGGACAATGGTTCGCTGTACATCTCCGAGGTGCACCGCGACGACGATGGCAAGTATGGCTGCACGGCCGGAAacagcggaggcctgcgccgCGTCGAGGCCAGCCTTGTTGTCCTGG ATTCCGAGGGATACTCATCAGGCAGCCTGCCAGGTGTGGGTGACCCCGGCGAGAACACCATGGCCAAGACCGTCACCATCACCCTTGGCGCAGCAGCCATCTACATGATGCTCGTCATGGGACTCATGATCTGGTGCCGCTTCCGCCGGGCACGCAGGAAAGCCCTACTCCTGTTACAGGTCACCTCAGAAG TGGCAAAGCCTGATGACGACACCATTGCGCCGACCGAGATGCGCGACAAGCCAATCATCGCCGGGGCGTTACCGACACGGGACTCCATTGTGGCACATGGCGAGAACAACACGGCCGCTGCTGATGCCCTGTCGCATAGCTCGGGGTCGCATTCACAGCAGTCTCGACGCAGTCGCAGCTCCTACGACCGATTGCAGTACCCGCGCCAGGATCTGCACACTATGATGCTGCTCG GGCGCGGCGAGTTTGGTGATGTGTTCCTGGCCAAGGCGCGGTCCATCTGCGAGGGTGAGGCTGAGACGGTGGTCATGGTTAAAGCACTTCACTCCCGGGACGAGTGGGCGCATGCCGACTTCAAGCGCGAGATGGACATGTTCCACAAGCTGAGCCACGAAGGTATTGCCCGCCTGCTTGGTGTCTGCCGCGACGTCGAGCCCTTCCTAGCCATCATGGAGTACACTGACTGG GGTGACCTCAAGCAGTTCCTGCTGGCCACTCAGAAGGACAGCCAGCGTAAGGGTCCCAAGCCACCACCACTGAACCAGGCGCAGGCCATTGGCGTCTGCCACCAGGTAGCGCTCGCCATGGAGCACCTGGCCAACCACCGTTTCACGCACCGGGATCTGGCGGCACGCAATTGCCTCATCACCTCACGGCTTGACATCAAGGTCAGCTGCCCCGCACTTTGCCGCGACTCGTACGCTGCTGAGTACGCGCAGCATCAGAACCGCTCGGTGCCCATCCGCTGGACACCAGGCGAAGCACTTTTCGAAGATGAGTGGTCCACCAAGAGCGACGTTTACTCCTTTGGCGTGCTTGCTTGGGAGGTCTTCACCCAGGGCCTGCTGCCGCAGGGGGACAAGGATGACGCGACAGTGCTCAGGCTCCTCAAGACCTATGAACTGCGGTGGACGTCGCCCGCGAGCGTCCCCACGCCATTCGCAGAGTTGCTGAACCGCTGCTGGCAGCGGTCGCCCAGAGACAGGCCCACCTTCTCCGAGGTGGCAGTCCGGATTGGCGAGATCTTCGTGGATAGCAACGTCTGA